In the genome of Thermococcus sp. MV5, the window GCAACTACTTTGATATCACTCATTGCTCCATATTTTAACATATTGTTCATTTTTTCAACGAATTCAGGAGTATTATCAGGAAACGTCACACCTTCTTCAGCGTTGAAACCCACAATTATATCTCCACCACCAAGAGCATCCAAGAGAGATGCTGCTACTGCTATAAGTACAACATTTCTAGCGGGTACCCAAACGCTTTTTGCCGTTTCTTGTGCTATTTCTAAATTTTCAAGCTCTTGAGCAGTCACTTTTGGGGTTTCTCCGCCTACTAGGGTGGTTCCGCGAAGTTTTGAAAATTCCTCGAGAAAGCCAAGTCCAATAATTTTTAACGGAATATTGAGCTCTTTAGAGAAAAACTCTGCGACTTTATTTGTAACTCTTTCCTCATTGCTACCATAGTTTATAGTGAGCATAATAACCTCATCATAATTCTCTTTTGCCCAATAGAGGCAAGCAGTACTGTCAAGTCCTCCGCTAAATAATACCACAGCTCTTGTCATTTTCATCCCTCCAACTATTTGATGGTCTTTAGTATGTTATGAACTTTTCCAGAGAAAGACCAACACGAGAATGCATGGAAGTAAGAGAGCCGCGTGCAAAAGGATAAAAAACCAGAAGATGTTGGGCTCAAACCTTCCTGAGAATATCTCTAGTGCAATGCTGCCTAAAATCAGTGCCGAAAGAATACCCCAGAGTAGAGAGGGCAAAAGCACGAAGATAGTAGGAAGTCTAAACTTTTCAACTTGTAAAAATGAGTACAGCAAAACCAAAATGCCCCAGAATGTCCAGAATACTCCATCATTTCCACCAACATCATCCCAATCATAAAGGGCCACATCATATGGCCAGGTAAATTTTACATAATAAGCATGGGCTAAATAAGACATACCAATTAAAATTTGGGCAACTCCTATAAGAAAGACCAGTTTTTGAACCTTTGGCCTTTTAGAGAGATTAAACATCATACTCCCCATTACAGTATTTGATGTAGATCTCTAAAAACTTTATTCTGAATACCATTTTATCTATTTAAACGAAAAAACGCTCAGATGGTCTCCAAACCACTAACAATATGTGAAAGCGTGTTGAAATATTTTTTAAACTTTAGTCATGGTAATTATTGATAATCTCCAATGCCAAGAATATTCAGAATCTAAAAGTCAATAGGAGGCTTCTCAGCTATTTCATTGCATATTACTAATAAAAAAGCGATAATTCTTTCATTTTCTTGTTCTTTTCCAAATATACTATTAAAAAATATTCGACCTTTTAGCTCCTATATTTTCCCATTCCCTAAAAAGATGCTATTTGACTCAATTCTGAATCATACACAGAGAACAGTCAAGTGCAGTGATCCTTAGAGCAAAGATTACGTTTAATTTTTACGGCGGCGGACGCACCCGAGGGTGGGAACCCTCCTCCAGCGGCTTCCACCGAGACTTGCTCGCCCCCGCTACCCCACGAGCGCCGAACGTCCCGCCTACCGCTGCTCCCTTCCGGGCCTCGCGGGGTTCAGCGGACAAAGGGAGTTAGTGGAGCCCTTCAGCTCCACCTCTCCCACCGCCGGCCCCGTGGGACAAGGGCTCATGACTCCTCTCGGCTTCCGCCGCTGGATTTGGGAACCGCCCCTCGGGCTTCGGCCCCCGCATATCGACGGTTTCGGGTCCCAGGGGACGCCGAACCCCCCAGCCTAGTCCGCCGCCATTCAAAATTATAATGTAAAGGTTATATAAAGGTTTGGGATTCCCACAATCAGAGGAGAACATGCATTTGAGTATCGTCTTATCAAAAAAGCCCTATTCCTTTTTGGATTCTCCACTCATAACCGCAGACGCTATCATATGAGCCAACCTTAAAGGCTCGGGAATTAAAGAATTTTTTTGAGTTAGTCTTATTATTTCTTCGGCTTGTTCATGAGAAACTCCAATAGCCTGATAGTACAACTTTCCGGGGATTAGCTCCTTTATTTTGCCTGCTTTGTGTAAGAGGCTTATTCTCTCCTCAGCATCGGTAAAATGCTTCTTTAAAGCCTTTTCCATAGCCTGCAAGTCAGGTTTTTTCCTTATTACTACTATAACTGGCAGACCAGTCTCCTTATTGAGTCTTACAACATCCACTACATTAAAACCTGCATAGGTGACTCCTTTTAGCATTATGATCCTCAAATCCTTAAAACGGGAATTGACTATAGCTTCAATCATTTTCTCAGTTGCATCTTTTCCATCAACCTCAATCCATCGCGTTACAATTCCCATGACATCCTGAGAACCTTTCATAATAACACCAACTAAAATAGTCCTACCCCGGTTAAGTTTGGATTTAAAAGAAAAAGTCCCATCATCAAATCCAACGATTCTTATCTGAGATTTGACTTTCCTTATCATTCCGTAACCTCTATCAACCAATCTAAATATTCCTTATTCACATGATCGACATCTATTCTTATTATTGCTGGTACAGTGTAAGGATGGAGCTCTCTAAGAGTCTTTTTAAGTTCACTCCAGAGATCAACTTTCGTTTTTAAGACTGCTCCAACTTCAGTATCTTCCTCAACTTTTCCTTGCCACCAGTAAAAAGTCTTATGCTCCTTGAGGTTTGCACATGCAATTAATCTCCTCTCTAAAAGCTCTTTCGTGATTCTTTCAGCGCTCTCCCAATTAGGAAAAGTTGTGTAAACAAGTATCATTTCACTCATGTTTATCCCCACCTAGAGGTATAAGTAAGATAAACTTAAATTTTGTGCTGGTGATTCTTAATGGGGGGAATGGATGGAGATAGTAAGAGCACATTTAAGAATATATGGAAGGGTCCAGGGTGTGGGATTTAGATGGAGCATGCAAAGAGAGGCCAGAAAACTTGGAGTCAGTGGCTGGGTAAGGAATCTTCCCAATGGTAGTGTTGAGGCTGTGATCGAAGGAGAAAGAGAAAGGGTAGAAGCCCTCATTGGATGGGCCCATCAAGGCCCTTCATGGGCAAGAGTTACGAGAGTAGAAGTAAGCTGGGAAACCCCAAAAGGAGAAAAGGGATTTAGAGTTGTAGGTTAATTCTTCACATTTAACCCTTCAACAGCAACTTTCTTGGGACAATACTTTACTTCACAATAACTGCAAACTACTCTCTCCTTGCTTTTCTCAGGAGTATGAAGAACCAGTTTCTTAAATCCAGGTATGTCTTTTATTTTTACAAACACGTCCACGGGTAATGTCCCATCTATAACTATATATGCCTTGGCGTCTTCTTGTCTCAAATTTCTACTAAAAATCTCCATAATCGGCACATTACTCTCGTGAAGGTACCTCAAGAGTTCAGAAAGAGCAAATGAGTAATCTGCCTTCTCAAGCTCTATTTCTAATACTTCCCACCCCATAATTGGTGCCATGGTTATTAAACTTGGGAGGGGATTTAATTTTTCGAATATCATCTTTAATGGGTAGGTCTTTTCTATGTACTCAATGGTATGATAGACTATTTTTCTGTTAACTCCAATTATACGAGATAGTTCACTTATTGGGACTTCCACATTTCTCAGATATATCTTACTGTTCCTTACACTCAGTCCATTCTCAAAAAGAAACTCCGCAACTTTTCTTCTTGCTGGGAAATTCTTAAAATAAGCATCTAATATGAGCATCATCTTTGATCACCTCTTATACAACATTGTGTATAAATGAATATTTAAGCTTTTCTACACTCAAATTGCGGCAAGTTTTAAAACATCTCTCCCAATATGCAAAACAGTGGAGAAAACATCAGAAAGGTGATGCTTATTCTAGTTATTGGTATAGATATAATCAGTGAAGAGACAAAACGCTTCGCTGTGGTTAGTTGGTTTAATGGAAGATTAATTAAAAATGGCGAGTTTACATTTTATCGATTAGTACGATTTATACGGGCTAAACAGCCGAATATAGTTGCCACAGATAATATATATGAACTTGGAGAGTACTTAAGAAAATTCATAAGAGCTCTACCTCAAGGGACAAAGATTGTTCAAGTAACTGGAAGACCCGGAGAACAGAGATCACTCTGGAGTTTAGCTAGAGAACATGGAATTAGAGTTGGGGATAAGTTTAATCCCTATGAAGAAGCAAAAGTATGTGCTCTCCTAGCCGCTAGGGGAATTGGTTATGAAGTTTTGGCCTTTGAAGATGAAGTCATTATCAAAGTTTCAAGAGGAAGAAGTCAGGGAAAGGGTGGTTGGAGCCAAGACCGTTATAGAAGAAGAGTCCACAACTTAATACAAAACAAAGTGAGAGAGATTGAAGAGAGCCTAAAAAAAGCCAATATTCCCTTTGACCTAGAGATCAAAGAAAAAGACCAAGGATTAGAAAGAGGGGAGTTCAGAGTATATGCATCTAGAGAAGAACTTACAGGACTAATAAAACCTATGCGTGGAGGAGATGTTGAAGTACGGATACATCCTGTCGAGAGAAAAACCTTTGAGTTTGTCCCACTAAAAAGCGAAAGTGCAATAAGAGAGAGAAAGAGTATCATTGTTGGGCTTGATCCAGGCATAACAGTGGGAATTGCTGCTTTAGACCTCAATGGACAGGTATTGACAACATACAGCGAGCGAAATATGGCAGTTAGTGACATAATCAGATTCATAAGTGAAATCGGACACCCCATAATAATAGCTACTGACGTAAATCCAGCTCCGGGATTAGTGGAAAAAATGGCACGATCCTTCAAGGCTGTTCTCTTTGTGCCAAGAGAGAGTCTAAAGGTGGAAGAAAAGAACGAGCTTTTGAGAAACCTTGGAGTGACTGTAGAAGATGACCACCAAAGAGACGCCCTAACAGCAGCCTATAAGGCATATCTACGTTTAAAACCGAAGCTCGATCATGTAGACGCAAAACTTAGAGAGTTGGGGATTGCGGGAAAAGGAGAAGAGATAAAAGCCCTTGTTTTACAGGGATATAACTTGGGCGAGGCCATACTAAAAGCAAAAGAGAAAGAAAAACCAAAAGAAGAAATTAGAGTAGTAGAAGAGAAAGAGCCCTCTGTGGACCTTGGCCCATACCTCGAAAAAATAAAAGAACTTGAAAAAACCATAGAATTTCTAGAGAAAGAAAACCAAGAACTAAGAGCCATGATTGAAGAACAACGGAAGGTCATTGAAAATCTAGAAACTAAGATTGCTACATACGATGAGAAAATTAGGGAAAAGATACTCAGGACCAAAGAGATAGAAGTAAAAGAAAAGAGGATAGCATATCTTGAAAAAGAACTAAGAGAGGCAAAATCTATCATAGAAAAATTAAGCAAAGACCTGGTTTTAGCTAAGAGAATGCACCTCTTGGAGCTTAAAGGAAGTGCTGTGCCCATTAAAGTCATTGAAAACTTAACCTGGAAAGAACTCGAAGAATTGGAACGTTCCACTGGTATCAAAAAAGACGATGTCCTTTACATCCTCAACCCTGCTGGTGCTGGCAGAAGTATAGGAGAACACTTATCAGAAAAAAGAATAAAAGCCATAATAAGTGCAAAGCCCCTGCCCAATGTTATTTATGAAGCGTTGAAAGATAATAAGATTCCAATCTTCTATGAAGATGAAATTGAAGTAAAACGAGTAGATGAATTCGCCATAGTAGATAGAAAAGAGCTTGAAAAAGCTATAGAAAAAAAATTAAATCAATGGAAAGAAGAAGAAAAACAAAAAGAAATTCAAGAGTTCTTAAGACTTGTCGAAGAATACAAGCTGGAGAGGATTAAAGAGCTTAAGAAAAAGGCTGATGAAGAACATTAGACTCCATTTAGAAGTTCTCGAAGTAATCTTAAATATTTTCCAGTCTCTTCAGCTCCTTTGTTTGTTATTTCAATAGCAGTTCTTGGTCTGTCTGCGAAGACTTTTGTTAACTTTACGTAGCCAGCTTTTTCTAATGTCCTTAAATGGGAATCCAAGTTACCTGGAGTTACATCTAAAATTTTTTGTACTTCTTTAAACAGAACCCTTCCTCTTGGGAGGAGATAAAGCATAACACCTAACCTGATGGGATTTCCAAGCACATGGTTTTTCACCAGCTCCTTTAGTTCCATGGGATCACCCTAGAGTTTTAAATGCTGAGTAGATATATGCTAGGGCTGTTAACCCGAATGCAAACGCTACAGCGAATCCTGCATAGACCATTGCAACGTTGGCAACTTTTGGAATCAGTGGAATAGCCAACGCTGGAATCAAAAACGCTGGAATCATCTCCTTCTCTAGCCTTTTTCCAAAGTGCCAGAATGCCAGAAACATTCCAAAAACTGCCCAGCTTATGAAGATTAAATATCCAATCCCCAATGCTACTAAAGATTCAAACGTTTCTGAAAGGTATTTTGGTATAGCAATCCAGCCAACTGCGAACCCAGATATCCAGGAAAGGGTTATTGCCCATCCAAACGCTGAGGAGCTTTCCATTTTTCTTCCTGCGCTCAAGTGTAGCTTTACTATCCTTTCCCAAATTATCTTCGTAAAATATGCAAACACCCCGAATGCCAAAGTCCAATATATAGCTGTTAACTGCCATGGAATTGTTTTTAGTGGCCCAATTATGAGATAATAAAACACCATTATAACTACCCAAACCTGAAACTGCATTGCTACATATATCTTTCCTACAGCAATAAGCTTTTCCTCAACCCTCTCTAACACAGCCTTCAGTTCTTCCATGGTTCTCACCATTCCTAAATTTAACTTTGAGATATTTAAACCAATAAGACTTTCTGAAATTCAGAAAAAATTTAAGTTCTCGAGACTCTAAATTAAAATGATGAAGATTGAAGAACTTTACCAGAAAAAAGGCAATAAAATTAGATGCCTTGTTTGTGAGAGGCAATGTATAATTGCTGAGGGGAAACGAGGAATATGCAAAAACTATGCCAACTTAAGTGGTAGGCTAATTCATCTCGGGTATGGAAAGCTGAGTGCAGTCGAGAGCAGACCAATTGAGATAAAGCCCTTTTTCCATTATTATCCAAATTCAACTGCATTAACTTTTTCTGGCTTTGGGTGTAACTTTTACTGTCCATGGTGCCAGAATTACCATTTAAGCTTCTCCGAGCCACCAGAGGATACTAGAGAGGTTCTTCCGGAGGAACTTGTGAACTTAGCCCTAAAAAGCGGAGATAATGGCCTTTGCGCGAGTTTTAATGAACCCGCTACCCTTTATACCTACCTCCTTGACAGCTTTGAGTTAGCAGGGAGGGAAGGCCTCTACAGTTGCTTGGTAACGAATGGTTATTTCACCACTAAAGCCCTGAAAAGACTTATCGAAAGCGGGGCTTCTGGTTTCAGCATAGATATCAAAGGGTGCCCTGAAATGAAGGTTTTAAGTACCGTAGATCACAAAAAGGTTTTTAGAAACGCAAAAGAGGCCCTAAACTTAGGTGCCCATGTTGAAATGGTTTATCTCATTGTTACCAACACCAACGATTTTGAAGAGTGCTATCGCTGGATCTTCAAAAAGCACGTAGAATTGCTTGGAGAAGACACTCCTCTCCATATAAACCGCTATTATCCCATGAATTACTGGGGGGAGAAAGAAACCCCTGTAAAGAGACTGCTGATGTTAAAAGAGGTGGCTCAAAGGGAGTACAACTTAAATTATGTCTACATTGGAAATATCGGCTCAATTAAACACGAAACTACTTACTGTCCAAAATGTGGAGAGAAACTTATAATTCGCTCCGCTTACAGGGTTTTAACATGGCGACTAACAAAAAACAATAAATGTCCAAAATGTGGAACTAAAATTCCGATCTATGGAGAATTCAACCCATTTTGAAATTATTCCTTTTTTCTTTGCCTTTGTTGAACTTGAAATCTAAAATTGCATGCTTTACAAATTTCTCCCGTTGTAGGTTGACCACAAATTTTACAACGATTAAGGTCTCTATGAGCATAAGTCTTTGCTAGGAGAGGAAACATTTTATCATAACTCCTCAAAATTTGATACTTGGTTCCAGGATGTTTTTCCTCCATTTCATTTACCCAATCCCTTATTTCGGCTCTAAAGGCTTCTATAGCATATGGGCATTCGCTGAAATCTACTTCAATATTGTTTAAGACTGCATAGAGAACTATCTCCTTTTCTGGAACTTCTCTAAGGGGTTTTATTCTTGGAACAAGTCCCTCATGGATCACTTCATAATATGGACCTGTCCTTCCAAGTCTTGCCACGTCTCCTCTCATTATATTCATAAGGAACATCTGCACTTCATCATCTAGGTTGTGTCCAACAGCTAGTTTAT includes:
- a CDS encoding acylphosphatase, encoding MEIVRAHLRIYGRVQGVGFRWSMQREARKLGVSGWVRNLPNGSVEAVIEGERERVEALIGWAHQGPSWARVTRVEVSWETPKGEKGFRVVG
- a CDS encoding regulator of amino acid metabolism, contains ACT domain protein, yielding MMLILDAYFKNFPARRKVAEFLFENGLSVRNSKIYLRNVEVPISELSRIIGVNRKIVYHTIEYIEKTYPLKMIFEKLNPLPSLITMAPIMGWEVLEIELEKADYSFALSELLRYLHESNVPIMEIFSRNLRQEDAKAYIVIDGTLPVDVFVKIKDIPGFKKLVLHTPEKSKERVVCSYCEVKYCPKKVAVEGLNVKN
- the cutA gene encoding divalent-cation tolerance protein CutA, with product MILVYTTFPNWESAERITKELLERRLIACANLKEHKTFYWWQGKVEEDTEVGAVLKTKVDLWSELKKTLRELHPYTVPAIIRIDVDHVNKEYLDWLIEVTE
- a CDS encoding radical SAM protein; the protein is MKIEELYQKKGNKIRCLVCERQCIIAEGKRGICKNYANLSGRLIHLGYGKLSAVESRPIEIKPFFHYYPNSTALTFSGFGCNFYCPWCQNYHLSFSEPPEDTREVLPEELVNLALKSGDNGLCASFNEPATLYTYLLDSFELAGREGLYSCLVTNGYFTTKALKRLIESGASGFSIDIKGCPEMKVLSTVDHKKVFRNAKEALNLGAHVEMVYLIVTNTNDFEECYRWIFKKHVELLGEDTPLHINRYYPMNYWGEKETPVKRLLMLKEVAQREYNLNYVYIGNIGSIKHETTYCPKCGEKLIIRSAYRVLTWRLTKNNKCPKCGTKIPIYGEFNPF
- a CDS encoding DUF99 family protein, with the protein product MIRKVKSQIRIVGFDDGTFSFKSKLNRGRTILVGVIMKGSQDVMGIVTRWIEVDGKDATEKMIEAIVNSRFKDLRIIMLKGVTYAGFNVVDVVRLNKETGLPVIVVIRKKPDLQAMEKALKKHFTDAEERISLLHKAGKIKELIPGKLYYQAIGVSHEQAEEIIRLTQKNSLIPEPLRLAHMIASAVMSGESKKE
- the queC gene encoding 7-cyano-7-deazaguanine synthase QueC codes for the protein MTRAVVLFSGGLDSTACLYWAKENYDEVIMLTINYGSNEERVTNKVAEFFSKELNIPLKIIGLGFLEEFSKLRGTTLVGGETPKVTAQELENLEIAQETAKSVWVPARNVVLIAVAASLLDALGGGDIIVGFNAEEGVTFPDNTPEFVEKMNNMLKYGAMSDIKVVAPLIELDKKGIARLLKEFGAKYEYSNSCYMPKGFTKDGKPIHCGECESCIRRHRGLIDGVGEDRTVYRVQPRI
- a CDS encoding DUF460 domain-containing protein, with the translated sequence MLILVIGIDIISEETKRFAVVSWFNGRLIKNGEFTFYRLVRFIRAKQPNIVATDNIYELGEYLRKFIRALPQGTKIVQVTGRPGEQRSLWSLAREHGIRVGDKFNPYEEAKVCALLAARGIGYEVLAFEDEVIIKVSRGRSQGKGGWSQDRYRRRVHNLIQNKVREIEESLKKANIPFDLEIKEKDQGLERGEFRVYASREELTGLIKPMRGGDVEVRIHPVERKTFEFVPLKSESAIRERKSIIVGLDPGITVGIAALDLNGQVLTTYSERNMAVSDIIRFISEIGHPIIIATDVNPAPGLVEKMARSFKAVLFVPRESLKVEEKNELLRNLGVTVEDDHQRDALTAAYKAYLRLKPKLDHVDAKLRELGIAGKGEEIKALVLQGYNLGEAILKAKEKEKPKEEIRVVEEKEPSVDLGPYLEKIKELEKTIEFLEKENQELRAMIEEQRKVIENLETKIATYDEKIREKILRTKEIEVKEKRIAYLEKELREAKSIIEKLSKDLVLAKRMHLLELKGSAVPIKVIENLTWKELEELERSTGIKKDDVLYILNPAGAGRSIGEHLSEKRIKAIISAKPLPNVIYEALKDNKIPIFYEDEIEVKRVDEFAIVDRKELEKAIEKKLNQWKEEEKQKEIQEFLRLVEEYKLERIKELKKKADEEH
- a CDS encoding transcriptional regulator → MELKELVKNHVLGNPIRLGVMLYLLPRGRVLFKEVQKILDVTPGNLDSHLRTLEKAGYVKLTKVFADRPRTAIEITNKGAEETGKYLRLLRELLNGV